In the Microtus pennsylvanicus isolate mMicPen1 chromosome 6, mMicPen1.hap1, whole genome shotgun sequence genome, one interval contains:
- the Il15 gene encoding interleukin-15 isoform X1 encodes MKILKPYMRNTSISCYLCFLLNSHFLTEAGIHVFILGCVSVGLPKTEANWRDVLSDLEYIESLIKSVHIDATLYTDSDFHPSCKITAMNCFLLELRVILHEYSNVDLNGTIENVMLLANSSLSSNKNITEYGCKECEELEEKSFKEFLQSFKSIVQMFINTS; translated from the exons ATGAAAATTTTG AAACCATATATGAGGAATACATCCATCTCGTGCTACTTGTGTTTCCTGCTGAACAGTCATTTCCTAACTGAGGCTGGCATTCATGTCTTCATTTTGGG ctGTGTCAGTGTAGGTCTCCCTAAAACAGAGGCCAACTGGAGGGATGTACTGAGTGATCTAGAATATATTGAGTCTCTTATTAAA tCTGTCCATATTGATGCCACTTTATACACAGACAGTGACTTCCAT cCCAGTTGCAAAATTACTGCAATGAATTGCTTTCTGCTGGAGTTACGGGTTATTTTACACGAGTACAGTAACGTGGACCTTAATGGAACAATAGAAAACGTGATGTTACTAGCAAACAGCTCTCTGTCTTCTAACAAG AATATAACAGAATATGGCTGCAAGGAATGTGAAGAACTGGAGGAGAAAAGCTTCAAAGAGTTTTTGCAGAGTTTTAAAAGCATCGTCCAAATGTTCATCAACACTTCGTGA
- the Il15 gene encoding interleukin-15 isoform X2 — MRNTSISCYLCFLLNSHFLTEAGIHVFILGCVSVGLPKTEANWRDVLSDLEYIESLIKSVHIDATLYTDSDFHPSCKITAMNCFLLELRVILHEYSNVDLNGTIENVMLLANSSLSSNKNITEYGCKECEELEEKSFKEFLQSFKSIVQMFINTS; from the exons ATGAGGAATACATCCATCTCGTGCTACTTGTGTTTCCTGCTGAACAGTCATTTCCTAACTGAGGCTGGCATTCATGTCTTCATTTTGGG ctGTGTCAGTGTAGGTCTCCCTAAAACAGAGGCCAACTGGAGGGATGTACTGAGTGATCTAGAATATATTGAGTCTCTTATTAAA tCTGTCCATATTGATGCCACTTTATACACAGACAGTGACTTCCAT cCCAGTTGCAAAATTACTGCAATGAATTGCTTTCTGCTGGAGTTACGGGTTATTTTACACGAGTACAGTAACGTGGACCTTAATGGAACAATAGAAAACGTGATGTTACTAGCAAACAGCTCTCTGTCTTCTAACAAG AATATAACAGAATATGGCTGCAAGGAATGTGAAGAACTGGAGGAGAAAAGCTTCAAAGAGTTTTTGCAGAGTTTTAAAAGCATCGTCCAAATGTTCATCAACACTTCGTGA